A single region of the Hoeflea prorocentri genome encodes:
- a CDS encoding RT0821/Lpp0805 family surface protein, which translates to MTQHVSNINVNALLRRGTLNITWRLALFALVLIPVSGCVSSGFDLGLSDEPDTTIQSGSVDPALGSATDDAVIADAVATAKIEPGLVQDVPWSNIATGNFGSVSFIRENKSVGKVCRDFIVSKHSYDGISQYTGEICRTRLTKSWTLNSLSEQG; encoded by the coding sequence GTGACGCAGCATGTTTCAAACATAAATGTCAACGCCCTGTTGCGTCGCGGCACGTTGAATATCACCTGGCGTCTGGCCCTTTTTGCGTTGGTGCTCATCCCGGTTTCAGGTTGCGTGAGTTCAGGGTTCGATCTGGGACTGAGCGACGAGCCCGATACGACAATCCAGTCCGGCTCGGTCGATCCCGCACTCGGAAGCGCCACCGATGACGCCGTTATCGCAGATGCCGTCGCAACGGCGAAAATTGAGCCGGGGCTTGTGCAGGATGTGCCATGGAGCAACATTGCGACCGGAAATTTCGGATCAGTCAGCTTCATTCGCGAAAACAAATCGGTCGGCAAGGTCTGCCGCGACTTCATCGTGTCCAAGCACAGCTATGACGGCATCAGCCAGTACACCGGCGAAATCTGCCGTACGCGCCTGACCAAATCCTGGACCCTGAATTCGCTGAGCGAGCAAGGCTGA
- the dxs gene encoding 1-deoxy-D-xylulose-5-phosphate synthase has product MNHKPETPLLDRVRLPADLKDIEDRDMPRLASELRDEMIDAVSVTGGHLGAGLGVVELTLAIHKVFDTPKDRLIFDVGHQCYPHKILTGRRDRIRTLRQEDGLSGFTRRAESEYDPFGAAHSSTSISAGLGMAVANALEDGDRNVISVIGDGAMSAGMAYEALNNAGALDARLIVILNDNDMSIAPPTGAMSAYLARLASGRTYMGMREFGKKLTAYLGKAVDRAITRAVEHARGYVTGGTLFEEMGFYHIGPIDGHSFDHLLPVLRNVRDNAQGPVLIHVVTQKGKGYAPAEAAADKYHGVSKFDVITGAQAKAPPNAPSYTKVFADALITEAAHDDKIVGITAAMPSGTGLDKFLEVYPDRCFDVGIAEQHAVTFAAGMASEGYKPFAAIYSTFLQRAYDQVVHDVAIQGLPVRFPIDRAGYVGADGPTHAGSFDTTYLATLPGFVVMAAADEAELKHMVCTAAAYGEGPISFRYPRGEGVGVDLPERGTVLEIGKGRMIKEGGKIAILSFGTRLAECMLAAEDLDAAGLPATVADARFAKPLDHDLIRQLARHHEVLITVEEGSVGGFGSHVMQFLSHEGLLDAGLKFRPLILPDYFMEQAKPEAMYAHAGLDRRGIVETAFRALGAEDLIATIRA; this is encoded by the coding sequence GTGAACCACAAGCCTGAAACTCCCCTCCTCGATCGCGTCAGGCTTCCGGCGGATCTGAAAGACATTGAAGACCGGGACATGCCGCGGCTCGCCAGCGAGTTGCGCGACGAAATGATCGACGCGGTATCGGTGACCGGCGGTCACCTCGGGGCTGGTCTCGGCGTGGTTGAACTGACCCTTGCTATTCATAAGGTCTTCGATACACCGAAAGACAGGCTGATCTTCGATGTCGGCCATCAATGCTATCCGCACAAGATTCTCACCGGACGGCGCGACCGCATCCGTACCTTGCGCCAGGAGGACGGGCTGTCGGGCTTCACACGGCGCGCGGAAAGCGAATATGACCCGTTCGGCGCGGCCCATTCCTCCACATCGATTTCCGCCGGTCTCGGCATGGCTGTCGCCAATGCTTTGGAAGACGGCGACCGCAATGTGATCTCGGTCATCGGCGATGGCGCAATGTCCGCGGGTATGGCCTATGAGGCGCTGAACAATGCAGGGGCGCTGGATGCCCGCCTGATCGTCATCCTCAACGATAACGACATGTCCATTGCGCCGCCGACCGGTGCAATGAGCGCCTATCTGGCGCGGCTGGCCTCTGGGCGGACCTATATGGGCATGCGTGAATTCGGCAAGAAGCTGACCGCCTATCTCGGCAAAGCCGTTGACCGTGCCATTACCCGCGCAGTCGAACATGCGCGCGGCTACGTGACGGGCGGCACACTGTTCGAGGAGATGGGCTTTTATCATATCGGCCCCATCGACGGTCACAGTTTCGACCACCTGCTGCCGGTGCTGCGCAATGTGCGCGACAATGCGCAAGGCCCTGTGCTGATCCACGTGGTCACGCAAAAGGGTAAGGGTTACGCGCCGGCCGAAGCGGCTGCGGACAAGTATCACGGCGTTTCCAAGTTCGATGTCATCACCGGCGCGCAGGCCAAGGCGCCGCCGAACGCACCGAGCTACACGAAGGTCTTTGCCGACGCGCTGATTACGGAAGCCGCACATGACGACAAGATTGTCGGCATAACAGCCGCCATGCCTTCCGGAACTGGCCTCGACAAATTCCTCGAGGTTTATCCGGATCGCTGCTTCGATGTCGGCATCGCCGAGCAGCATGCCGTCACCTTTGCCGCGGGCATGGCCTCAGAGGGTTACAAACCCTTTGCCGCCATTTATTCGACCTTCCTGCAGCGTGCCTACGATCAGGTCGTCCATGATGTCGCCATTCAGGGACTGCCAGTCCGCTTCCCGATTGACCGGGCCGGCTATGTGGGTGCCGACGGTCCGACGCATGCCGGTTCATTCGATACGACCTATCTTGCCACCCTGCCCGGTTTCGTTGTCATGGCCGCAGCCGACGAGGCGGAGCTCAAACACATGGTCTGCACCGCCGCCGCCTATGGCGAAGGACCCATATCGTTCCGCTATCCGCGCGGCGAAGGCGTCGGGGTGGACCTGCCCGAGCGCGGCACCGTGCTTGAGATCGGCAAGGGCCGGATGATCAAGGAAGGCGGCAAGATTGCGATCCTGTCGTTTGGAACACGCCTTGCGGAGTGCATGCTGGCCGCTGAGGATCTCGATGCGGCCGGGCTGCCTGCCACCGTGGCGGATGCGCGGTTTGCAAAGCCGCTTGATCACGACCTCATCCGGCAGCTGGCCCGGCACCACGAGGTGCTGATCACCGTGGAGGAAGGATCTGTCGGCGGCTTCGGATCGCATGTGATGCAGTTTCTGTCGCATGAAGGTCTGCTTGACGCCGGTCTGAAGTTCAGGCCGCTGATCCTGCCCGATTATTTCATGGAGCAGGCCAAGCCCGAGGCCATGTACGCCCATGCGGGGCTCGACCGGCGCGGCATTGTCGAAACAGCCTTCAGAGCGCTTGGCGCCGAAGACCTCATCGCCACCATTCGCGCATAG
- the ribB gene encoding 3,4-dihydroxy-2-butanone-4-phosphate synthase codes for MSYDQARVVEALRAFEAGEIVVVTDDDGRENEGDLIVAAVHCSPENMAFIVRHTSGIVCAPMPRSEAKRLNLTAMVAENDAPHATAFTVSVDYKHGTTTGISADDRTLTVRNLANPNAGSDDFVRPGHIFPLVAREGGVLMRSGHTEAAVDLCKLAGLPPVGVICELVNDDGTVTRGPEVVAFAEKHGLKQVSVADLIAYRQRQETLIEKGDVFNVETPFGPATAHTYALPWDPMQHVAVVFGDIRDGVDIPVRLHLESVVDDVFGKVPPINQYMNHIAEHGRGVIVYLREGSVGVGNFGNGRTAAGEREEHEEAMARENEWLEIGLGAQILKDLGISSIELFASRERHYVGLEGFGIAITRTTVIDG; via the coding sequence ATGTCCTATGATCAAGCTCGAGTCGTGGAAGCGCTGCGCGCATTCGAGGCGGGTGAAATCGTCGTTGTCACGGATGATGACGGCCGCGAGAACGAGGGCGACCTGATCGTCGCCGCCGTCCACTGCTCTCCTGAGAATATGGCTTTTATTGTGCGCCACACATCGGGCATTGTTTGCGCGCCGATGCCGCGCAGCGAGGCAAAGCGGCTCAATCTGACTGCTATGGTCGCAGAAAACGATGCCCCCCACGCGACGGCCTTTACGGTTTCGGTGGATTACAAACACGGCACAACAACCGGCATCTCGGCAGATGACCGCACCCTGACCGTCCGCAATCTGGCAAATCCCAATGCGGGATCCGATGATTTCGTCCGGCCTGGCCATATCTTTCCGCTGGTTGCGCGCGAAGGCGGCGTGCTGATGCGTTCCGGCCATACGGAAGCGGCGGTCGATCTGTGCAAGCTTGCCGGCCTCCCGCCGGTCGGCGTGATCTGCGAACTGGTCAATGATGACGGCACCGTGACGCGCGGCCCCGAGGTTGTGGCCTTCGCCGAAAAGCATGGTCTCAAACAGGTATCCGTTGCCGATCTTATCGCCTACCGGCAGCGCCAGGAGACGCTGATTGAAAAGGGCGACGTTTTCAACGTCGAGACACCGTTCGGTCCGGCAACCGCCCATACCTACGCCCTGCCCTGGGATCCGATGCAGCATGTGGCGGTGGTTTTCGGCGACATTCGCGACGGTGTCGATATTCCGGTGCGCCTTCACCTTGAATCCGTCGTTGACGACGTCTTCGGCAAAGTTCCGCCCATCAATCAGTATATGAACCATATTGCCGAACACGGCCGCGGCGTGATCGTCTATCTGCGTGAAGGCTCGGTCGGTGTCGGAAATTTCGGTAATGGCCGCACGGCCGCCGGCGAACGTGAAGAGCATGAAGAAGCCATGGCGCGCGAAAACGAGTGGCTGGAAATCGGACTTGGTGCGCAGATTCTGAAAGATCTGGGGATCTCGTCCATCGAACTCTTCGCGTCCCGCGAGCGCCACTATGTCGGGCTGGAAGGTTTCGGCATCGCCATCACCAGGACGACGGTCATCGATGGGTGA
- a CDS encoding glutathione S-transferase family protein: MKLFRNPKSGHCHRVELMMSLLDVPYEPVDLDMMNGAHKAPDYLKINPLGQVPAIDDNGTTLSDSNGIVAYLVEAYGDDHPWTAQSPVEAAEIQRWLSIAASEIASGPCAARLVTLFGAPIDHEAAKAKSNALFEVMNEALGNRTYLVGERLTIADVAGYSYIAHAPEGGVSLEPYPAIRAWLARIEAHPRFVGMEKSPLPEAV; this comes from the coding sequence ATCAAACTCTTCAGAAATCCCAAATCCGGACATTGCCACCGTGTTGAACTGATGATGTCGCTCTTGGACGTACCCTATGAGCCCGTCGATCTCGACATGATGAACGGCGCGCACAAGGCGCCCGACTATCTGAAAATCAACCCTCTCGGTCAGGTCCCCGCGATTGACGATAACGGCACGACGCTTTCGGATTCCAACGGGATCGTCGCCTATCTGGTCGAAGCCTATGGGGATGATCACCCATGGACGGCGCAATCGCCGGTCGAGGCGGCCGAAATCCAGCGTTGGCTTTCCATCGCTGCGAGCGAGATCGCCTCGGGGCCCTGCGCCGCGCGGCTGGTTACGCTGTTTGGCGCGCCGATCGACCACGAGGCTGCAAAAGCCAAGTCAAACGCGCTTTTTGAAGTCATGAACGAAGCGCTGGGCAACCGGACCTATCTTGTCGGTGAACGACTGACTATCGCCGATGTGGCCGGGTACAGCTACATCGCCCACGCGCCGGAAGGCGGCGTCAGCCTTGAGCCCTACCCCGCCATCCGCGCGTGGCTCGCCCGCATCGAAGCGCATCCGCGTTTCGTCGGTATGGAAAAATCTCCGTTGCCGGAAGCCGTCTGA
- a CDS encoding histone deacetylase family protein yields the protein MTTRFYTHPIYLEHLMPAGHPERPDRLRAIEKILEASDFDGLERIEPDAADEAMVLLVHPEDHLIGVKAAIPEEGLAPIDADTTVSPKSLEAALTAVGGAVLAVDDVFHGASDNGFLAARPPGHHAEKDRAMGFCLFNQAAIAARHAQRAHGAERVAIVDWDVHHGNGTQDVFWDDPSVVYCSTHQMPLFPGSGAKDEAGAGNIFNAPLSPQTGSGRFREAFGTRVLPALENMRPDLIIISAGFDAHHRDPLAEINLTEEDFDWATGKLMDMAGRFCDNRLVSILEGGYDLVGLAESTAAHVRRLMRG from the coding sequence ATGACAACGCGGTTTTACACCCATCCGATCTACCTGGAACATCTGATGCCCGCCGGGCATCCTGAACGGCCCGACCGGCTTCGTGCAATTGAAAAGATTCTTGAGGCATCGGACTTCGATGGTCTTGAGCGGATTGAGCCGGACGCCGCGGATGAAGCCATGGTGTTGCTTGTTCATCCCGAAGATCATCTGATCGGCGTCAAAGCAGCGATACCCGAGGAAGGCCTTGCCCCGATAGACGCGGACACCACTGTCAGCCCGAAGAGCCTTGAAGCGGCACTGACGGCGGTGGGTGGGGCGGTCTTGGCCGTCGACGATGTCTTTCATGGCGCATCGGACAATGGATTTCTTGCAGCCCGCCCGCCCGGACACCATGCCGAAAAAGACCGGGCGATGGGATTTTGCCTGTTCAACCAGGCCGCCATCGCCGCCCGGCATGCACAGCGTGCACACGGGGCCGAGCGCGTGGCAATCGTCGACTGGGATGTCCACCACGGCAACGGCACGCAGGATGTGTTCTGGGACGACCCGAGCGTCGTTTACTGCTCAACCCATCAAATGCCGCTTTTTCCCGGATCGGGCGCAAAGGATGAAGCCGGCGCCGGCAATATTTTCAATGCACCGCTTTCGCCGCAAACCGGTAGCGGACGGTTTCGGGAGGCCTTTGGAACCCGGGTCTTGCCGGCACTGGAAAACATGCGCCCGGACCTCATCATCATCTCGGCGGGATTTGACGCGCACCATCGCGATCCACTTGCAGAGATTAATCTCACCGAAGAGGATTTCGACTGGGCGACAGGCAAGCTGATGGATATGGCCGGTCGTTTTTGTGACAATCGTCTCGTCAGCATACTGGAAGGCGGCTATGATCTCGTCGGTCTGGCCGAGTCGACAGCGGCGCATGTGCGGCGTCTGATGAGAGGATAA
- a CDS encoding DnaJ C-terminal domain-containing protein, which produces MRNPYMVLGVPRSATGEEIKAAFRRKAKASHPDRNHDNPDAAARFNAINSAYEIIGNSEKRRLFDNGHIDAQGRPLTRKSVFSGFTGMNSWAGFNFKRAKPQGFEETGSTTTEEKPETREQESHEEIMERIFGESFVRSKAEDAPGLDEHPEPDKADLDLHAEIEVSLEEVLSASCQDAELPDGRIVKVNVPAAVEDGRVLRLHGKGVQASDGQCGDAVITIRYKAHKYLRTDGADLITDLAVPLKGGILGAKLPVDGLDGRFLVKVPSWSGSDRVLRVRGKGLPNGGKGRGDLYVHVRLMLPDAKDDDLTAFAKSSL; this is translated from the coding sequence ATGCGTAATCCCTATATGGTTCTCGGCGTTCCCAGATCCGCCACGGGGGAGGAAATCAAGGCCGCTTTCCGCCGGAAGGCCAAGGCCAGTCACCCGGACAGAAACCACGACAACCCGGATGCCGCTGCCCGGTTCAACGCGATCAACAGCGCCTATGAGATAATCGGCAACAGCGAGAAGCGCCGACTTTTCGACAATGGCCATATCGATGCACAGGGCCGCCCCCTCACCCGCAAATCCGTCTTCTCCGGCTTTACCGGTATGAATTCCTGGGCCGGGTTCAATTTCAAACGCGCCAAGCCGCAAGGCTTCGAAGAGACCGGGTCCACAACCACGGAAGAAAAGCCCGAAACGCGCGAACAGGAATCGCATGAAGAGATCATGGAGCGTATCTTCGGCGAGTCCTTTGTCCGTAGCAAAGCGGAAGATGCGCCCGGACTGGATGAACATCCCGAACCCGACAAAGCCGATCTTGACCTTCATGCTGAAATCGAGGTGTCACTGGAGGAGGTTCTGTCCGCGTCCTGCCAGGACGCGGAACTTCCGGACGGGCGGATCGTAAAGGTCAATGTGCCTGCCGCGGTTGAAGATGGCCGGGTGCTGCGCCTGCATGGAAAAGGCGTGCAGGCATCCGACGGTCAGTGCGGTGATGCCGTCATCACAATACGTTACAAGGCGCATAAGTATTTGCGCACCGATGGCGCCGATCTCATCACGGACCTTGCCGTGCCCTTGAAGGGCGGTATTCTCGGCGCGAAGCTGCCGGTCGACGGTCTGGATGGGCGTTTTCTGGTCAAAGTGCCGTCATGGTCCGGTTCCGACCGTGTGCTGCGTGTGCGCGGCAAGGGGCTGCCAAACGGCGGCAAAGGCCGCGGTGACCTTTATGTCCATGTGCGACTGATGCTTCCCGATGCCAAAGACGACGATCTGACCGCCTTTGCCAAATCTTCATTGTAG
- the fabI gene encoding enoyl-ACP reductase FabI, whose product MVLAAGLMKGKRGVILGVANNRSIAWGIAKACADAGAELALTYQGEALKKRVEPLASELGAFVAGHCDVTDPDSMDAVFAAIEQKWGKIDFLVHAIAFSDKEELTGRFVDTTRDNFSRTMEISVFSLAALARRAEAIMVEGGSILTLTYYGAEKVMPHYNVMGVAKAALEASVRYLAVDLGGRGIRVNAISAGPIKTLAASGIGDFRYILKWNEYNAPLKRTVTTDEVGASALYLLSDLSLAVTGEVHHVDSGYHTVGMKAVDAPDISVIKD is encoded by the coding sequence ATGGTTCTGGCTGCAGGTCTGATGAAAGGCAAACGCGGGGTGATCTTGGGTGTCGCCAACAACAGGTCGATAGCCTGGGGCATCGCCAAGGCCTGCGCGGATGCAGGAGCCGAGCTTGCCTTGACCTATCAGGGCGAGGCCCTGAAAAAGCGGGTGGAACCGCTCGCCTCGGAGCTTGGCGCGTTTGTCGCCGGTCATTGCGACGTGACCGACCCGGACAGCATGGATGCCGTCTTTGCGGCGATCGAGCAAAAGTGGGGAAAAATCGATTTCCTCGTCCATGCCATCGCCTTCTCGGACAAGGAAGAGCTGACGGGCCGATTCGTCGACACGACGCGGGACAATTTCTCCAGAACCATGGAGATCTCGGTATTTTCGCTTGCCGCACTCGCAAGACGGGCCGAAGCCATTATGGTCGAAGGCGGGTCCATCCTGACACTGACCTATTACGGCGCAGAAAAGGTTATGCCCCACTACAACGTCATGGGCGTGGCAAAGGCGGCGCTGGAGGCCAGCGTGCGTTATCTCGCCGTGGACCTTGGCGGCCGCGGAATACGCGTCAACGCCATTTCGGCCGGGCCTATCAAGACCCTTGCCGCTTCCGGTATCGGGGATTTCCGCTATATTCTGAAGTGGAACGAATACAACGCCCCGTTGAAACGCACGGTGACAACCGACGAAGTCGGCGCCTCAGCGCTCTATCTGTTGTCGGACCTGTCGCTTGCCGTCACGGGTGAGGTGCACCATGTTGATTCGGGCTATCACACGGTTGGCATGAAGGCGGTGGATGCGCCGGATATTTCTGTCATCAAAGACTGA
- the aroC gene encoding chorismate synthase encodes MSHNTFGHLFRVTTWGESHGPALGCVIDGCPPGIEFTVAELQQWLDKRKPGQSRFVTQRREADAVQVLSGFMPQEDGETLITTGTPVSMMIENTDQRSKDYSEIARRYRPGHADFSYDVKYGIRDYRGGGRSSARETAARVAAGGLARKVIPQATIRGALVQIGNIPINRDNWNWDSTDDNAFFCPDAETVPKWEAYLDEVRKAGSSVGAVVEVVAEGVPAGLGAPVYAKLDQDIASNLMSINAVKGVEIGNGFGAAEITGEENADEMRIGNDGQPMFLSNNAGGVLGGISSGQPIVARFAVKPTSSILTERRSIDADGNEVDVRTKGRHDPCVGIRAVPIGEAMLACTLADHYLRHRGQTGRI; translated from the coding sequence ATGTCACACAATACGTTCGGTCACCTGTTTCGCGTCACGACCTGGGGCGAGAGCCACGGCCCTGCCCTCGGCTGTGTGATCGACGGCTGCCCGCCGGGGATAGAATTCACGGTTGCCGAACTGCAGCAATGGCTGGACAAGCGCAAACCGGGTCAGTCACGTTTTGTCACCCAACGGCGCGAAGCCGATGCGGTGCAGGTCCTTTCCGGCTTTATGCCACAGGAAGACGGCGAAACGCTGATCACAACCGGCACTCCGGTTTCGATGATGATCGAGAATACCGATCAACGCTCGAAGGATTACTCGGAGATCGCCCGCAGATACCGGCCGGGCCATGCCGATTTCTCCTATGACGTGAAATACGGCATTCGCGATTACCGCGGCGGTGGACGCTCCTCAGCCCGCGAGACTGCCGCGCGGGTTGCTGCCGGAGGGCTGGCACGCAAGGTCATCCCTCAGGCAACGATACGCGGCGCTCTGGTTCAGATCGGCAATATCCCCATCAATCGTGACAATTGGAACTGGGACTCCACCGACGACAATGCCTTCTTCTGCCCTGATGCCGAAACCGTGCCGAAATGGGAGGCCTATCTCGACGAGGTTAGAAAAGCCGGCTCATCCGTCGGCGCGGTCGTTGAAGTTGTCGCTGAGGGCGTGCCGGCCGGTCTTGGCGCACCGGTCTATGCCAAGCTCGATCAGGATATCGCCTCCAACCTGATGTCGATCAACGCAGTAAAGGGCGTGGAAATCGGCAATGGTTTCGGTGCGGCGGAAATCACCGGCGAAGAAAATGCCGACGAGATGCGCATCGGCAATGACGGACAGCCGATGTTCCTGTCCAACAATGCCGGCGGCGTGCTCGGCGGCATTTCCAGCGGCCAGCCCATCGTTGCGCGTTTTGCCGTCAAGCCCACCTCCTCGATCCTGACCGAGCGCCGCAGTATCGATGCGGATGGCAACGAGGTCGATGTACGCACCAAGGGCCGCCACGACCCCTGCGTTGGCATAAGGGCGGTGCCGATTGGCGAAGCCATGCTTGCCTGCACCCTTGCCGACCATTATCTGCGGCACAGGGGCCAGACCGGCCGGATCTGA
- a CDS encoding histidine phosphatase family protein: MAPTAPVVYVVRHGITDWNMAMRFQGAQDIPINAQGRAQADSNGLLLRQELGASASTFDFVASPLSRTRETMERVRAAMGLEAKEYRTDDRLIEVCFGDWEGSTIEELSRSEPDRFRERSEDKWNFQPPGASSESYEILSWRVAAWFKEIQRPTVCVSHGGVIRSLFRRIAGMSGEDAAELIIPQDRVLKIEGRHMHWLPADQ; this comes from the coding sequence ATGGCGCCAACGGCACCGGTGGTCTACGTCGTTCGTCACGGCATCACCGACTGGAATATGGCGATGCGCTTTCAGGGCGCTCAAGACATACCCATTAACGCGCAGGGACGGGCGCAGGCCGACAGCAACGGTTTGCTGCTGAGGCAGGAGCTGGGCGCTTCGGCCAGCACTTTCGATTTTGTTGCAAGCCCCCTCAGCCGAACGCGCGAGACCATGGAACGGGTACGCGCCGCGATGGGGCTTGAAGCAAAGGAATACCGCACGGACGACCGGCTCATCGAGGTTTGTTTCGGCGACTGGGAAGGTTCGACAATTGAGGAACTAAGCCGGAGCGAACCGGACCGCTTCAGGGAACGGTCCGAGGACAAGTGGAACTTTCAGCCTCCAGGCGCCAGTTCCGAGAGCTACGAGATTTTGAGCTGGCGCGTTGCCGCCTGGTTCAAGGAAATCCAACGTCCGACAGTGTGCGTCAGCCATGGCGGCGTCATCCGCTCCCTGTTTCGCAGGATTGCGGGCATGAGCGGTGAGGATGCCGCCGAATTGATTATTCCGCAGGACCGGGTTCTCAAAATTGAAGGCCGTCATATGCACTGGCTGCCCGCGGACCAGTAA
- a CDS encoding LysR substrate-binding domain-containing protein, with the protein MDRLQTLEVFVAVAEAESFIGGARAVGLSAPSATRGINALEARLGARLFTRTTRRVRLTDIGQAYLEDARRVLADLKMAEDAAMGAAASPVGEIRLTCPNEFGRMHVMPVLTAFLDAYPDMTAHVLTVDRIVNLVEEGFDVAVRIGSLPSSGLSAVRVGHVRRVLCGAPAYFETYGMPRSPADLQNHRLVSVSADAPVNEWRFGRRMDKPVKIRSRLTVNSIAAALAVARNGWGLTRALSYQVSPDLASGELKTVLTEFEPEELPIHLVHIEGRRAVAKVRTFIDFAAERLRANPVFN; encoded by the coding sequence ATGGATCGCCTGCAGACCCTCGAAGTCTTCGTTGCTGTCGCCGAGGCTGAGAGTTTCATTGGCGGCGCACGCGCTGTCGGTCTGAGCGCGCCCTCGGCGACAAGGGGCATCAACGCCCTTGAGGCGCGGCTCGGAGCGCGGCTCTTTACGCGAACGACCCGACGTGTGCGCCTGACTGATATCGGCCAGGCCTATCTGGAGGATGCAAGGCGTGTCCTGGCAGATCTGAAAATGGCCGAGGATGCGGCCATGGGCGCGGCGGCAAGCCCGGTTGGCGAAATCAGGCTCACATGCCCCAATGAATTCGGCCGCATGCATGTGATGCCGGTGTTGACCGCGTTTCTGGACGCCTACCCGGACATGACGGCGCATGTCCTGACCGTCGACCGCATCGTCAATCTGGTCGAGGAGGGGTTTGATGTGGCGGTCAGGATCGGCTCGCTGCCCTCATCAGGCCTTTCGGCTGTGCGGGTCGGCCATGTCCGCCGCGTTCTGTGCGGCGCACCGGCCTATTTCGAGACCTACGGCATGCCGCGCAGCCCGGCGGACCTGCAGAACCACCGGCTCGTCTCCGTTTCTGCCGACGCGCCCGTCAATGAATGGCGTTTCGGCAGACGGATGGACAAGCCGGTCAAGATCCGGTCGCGTCTGACGGTCAACAGCATTGCCGCCGCTCTTGCCGTTGCGCGCAACGGCTGGGGACTGACGCGGGCGCTGTCCTATCAGGTCAGTCCTGACCTTGCCTCTGGTGAACTAAAAACCGTTTTGACGGAATTTGAACCTGAGGAACTGCCGATCCACCTGGTTCACATCGAAGGCCGCCGGGCGGTTGCCAAGGTGCGCACATTCATTGATTTCGCTGCCGAAAGGCTGCGGGCAAATCCCGTCTTCAACTGA
- a CDS encoding exodeoxyribonuclease VII small subunit — protein MSDNQKGNDDIAAMSFEQALDQLEKIVASLETGDVPLNRSIEIYERGEALKTHCEKLLKAAEDRIEKIRLDRNGGVAGTEPLDAE, from the coding sequence ATGAGCGACAATCAGAAGGGCAATGACGACATTGCGGCAATGAGCTTCGAGCAGGCGCTCGATCAACTCGAAAAGATCGTTGCCAGCCTGGAGACCGGCGATGTACCGCTCAACCGCTCCATCGAGATTTATGAGCGCGGCGAGGCTTTGAAGACCCATTGCGAGAAGCTCTTGAAGGCCGCGGAAGACCGCATTGAAAAGATCCGGCTCGACCGCAACGGAGGCGTGGCCGGTACTGAGCCCCTGGATGCCGAATAA